From a region of the Candidatus Aminicenantes bacterium genome:
- a CDS encoding DUF4388 domain-containing protein, with protein sequence MAFKGTLKEFNVPDILQMFSLQKKTGILTFTSADGFITLILEAGMIVGVDAFPKKLGMRVGNVLVKQDLISEEMLQRALSIQKRTNQRIGEILSGMGLIGESQIREALRNQAEQIVLSLFKWKKGEYNFKVMANLDPSLYSISPMPTDGLIMEGVQMMDEWPLIRKEIPNNRMVFDPAPLDMQHHEIMIIKENEDEPPEGDKIFLSDTEANLLKYINGRNTVQDLVDLGGFTEYKVYKSLYRLIKKSIIRHRELPVEPDEIDESLLQERRISTRRVMRVIMATLAFIVITFFATSLWSPFRSSGSLLAPDQTVQQSLSSQLP encoded by the coding sequence ATGGCCTTTAAGGGTACGCTTAAGGAGTTCAATGTTCCCGATATCCTACAGATGTTTTCCCTGCAGAAAAAGACGGGTATATTGACGTTTACCAGCGCGGACGGCTTTATTACCCTGATTCTGGAAGCCGGTATGATCGTGGGCGTGGATGCATTCCCGAAAAAGTTGGGCATGCGCGTGGGAAATGTATTGGTGAAACAGGACCTGATCAGCGAAGAGATGCTGCAGAGAGCCTTGTCCATTCAAAAAAGAACCAATCAGCGCATCGGTGAAATTCTGTCGGGAATGGGATTGATCGGCGAGTCCCAGATCCGCGAAGCGTTGCGAAACCAGGCCGAACAAATCGTTTTGTCGTTGTTTAAGTGGAAAAAAGGGGAATACAACTTCAAGGTGATGGCGAATCTCGATCCGAGTCTTTACAGTATCAGCCCCATGCCCACTGACGGCCTGATTATGGAAGGGGTGCAGATGATGGATGAATGGCCCCTTATCCGTAAGGAAATTCCCAACAATCGCATGGTGTTTGATCCGGCACCGCTGGACATGCAGCACCACGAGATCATGATTATCAAAGAGAATGAAGACGAACCCCCCGAGGGAGACAAGATTTTTTTAAGCGATACCGAAGCCAACCTGCTCAAGTACATCAACGGCCGCAATACCGTTCAGGACCTGGTGGACCTGGGTGGATTCACCGAATACAAGGTATACAAGAGTTTGTATCGCCTGATTAAAAAGTCCATTATCCGCCATCGTGAACTGCCGGTAGAGCCTGATGAAATCGACGAAAGTCTTTTGCAGGAGCGGCGTATTTCCACACGGCGGGTAATGCGTGTTATTATGGCCACACTTGCCTTTATCGTGATCACTTTTTTCGCCACCAGCCTGTGGAGCCCTTTCCGATCTTCCGGATCGCTGCTTGCGCCTGACCAGACTGTTCAGCAAAGTCTCTCTTCTCAGCTTCCATAA
- a CDS encoding bifunctional riboflavin kinase/FAD synthetase has protein sequence MHDPLPSAVAIGNFDGFHLGHQELIRRLRVLAQKRELAARVVTFRPNPKVYFGRSIPLIFTDEQKARMLESQKVDEVIFQPFSQVAHLSAKEFVCRFLIPRLSMRALVVGENFRFGAGRTGDTDFLQRIAFDKGFHLEVVPSLTRNKGRVSSSRIRELLIKGVVDEAAQLLGRHYFIDGIVVSGAGRGRKLGFPTINLNTENQVLPQGVFATRVEWKDQFYPAVTNIGLSPTFSRSIRKVETHIIDFDRQIYHNRVRLHFLYKLRDEFRFDTASELIAQIRRDVRKAFIDKV, from the coding sequence ATGCATGATCCGTTACCCAGTGCAGTGGCCATTGGCAACTTTGATGGATTTCATCTGGGTCACCAGGAACTCATCAGGAGACTCCGCGTACTGGCTCAAAAAAGGGAACTGGCAGCCCGGGTCGTGACATTCCGCCCCAATCCGAAAGTCTATTTCGGCCGCTCCATTCCCCTGATCTTTACGGATGAGCAAAAAGCCCGTATGCTGGAGAGCCAGAAGGTGGATGAGGTGATTTTTCAACCTTTTTCCCAAGTGGCCCATCTGAGCGCAAAAGAGTTTGTTTGCCGGTTTCTGATTCCCAGGCTGTCCATGCGTGCCCTGGTGGTGGGAGAAAATTTTCGTTTCGGAGCCGGCCGTACCGGCGATACCGATTTTCTCCAGCGCATTGCTTTCGATAAGGGTTTCCATCTGGAAGTGGTGCCTTCTTTGACCCGCAACAAAGGCAGGGTTTCTTCATCACGTATCCGTGAACTGTTGATCAAAGGCGTTGTTGATGAAGCGGCTCAATTGTTGGGACGGCACTATTTTATTGATGGAATCGTGGTCAGCGGTGCAGGAAGGGGACGAAAACTCGGTTTCCCCACCATCAATTTAAACACCGAAAACCAGGTATTGCCCCAAGGGGTTTTTGCCACCCGGGTGGAGTGGAAAGATCAATTCTACCCCGCGGTCACCAATATCGGCTTATCACCGACTTTTTCACGCAGTATCCGGAAAGTGGAAACCCATATCATCGATTTTGACCGGCAGATCTACCACAACCGGGTGCGACTGCATTTCCTCTACAAGCTTCGTGATGAATTCCGGTTCGATACGGCTTCTGAGCTGATCGCCCAGATTCGTCGGGATGTGCGCAAAGCATTCATTGACAAAGTCTGA